The Lutra lutra chromosome 10, mLutLut1.2, whole genome shotgun sequence genome contains a region encoding:
- the LOC125078863 gene encoding olfactory receptor 145-like translates to MAPTNSSFVTEFILVGLTDLPYLRLPLFGLFLLIYVVTVLGNLGLVTLIRLNSHLHTPMYFFLFNLSFIDLCYSSVFTPKMLINFTSKTNIISYSGCMSQFYFFCFFAISECYVLTSMAYDRYVAICNPLLYNVAMSPKVCSILMLGSYFMAFSGATAHIGCMLRLTFCDANTVNHYFCDILPLLQLSCTSTYVNELVVFIVVGIDIIVPSVTIFVSYGCILSNILRISSTEGRSKAFSTCSSHIFAVSLYFGSGAFVYLKPSSVGSMGEGKISSVFYTNVVPLMNPFIYSLRNKDIKLALRKTQSRRMF, encoded by the coding sequence ATGGCTCCTACAAACTCCTCTTTTGTAACTGAATTCATCCTGGTGGGGTTAACAGACCTACCATATCTCCGGCTCCCCCTGTTCGGCTTGTTTCTACTCATATATGTGGTCACTGTGTTGGGAAATTTGGGCTTGGTAACTCTAATTAGGCTGAATTCACACCTCCATAcccccatgtactttttcctcttcaATTTGTCCTTCATAGACCTCTGTTATTCTTCTGTGTTTACACCCAAAATGCTGATTAACTTCACATCAAAGACAAATATTATCTCCTATAGCGGATGTATGtcccagttttactttttctgtttctttgctattTCTGAATGTTATGTGCTGACATCAATGGCCTATgatcgctatgtggccatctgtaacccaCTTTTATATAATGTTGCCATGTCCCCCAAAGTGTGTTCCATCCTTATGCTTGGTTCATATTTTATGGCATTTTCAGGTGCCACGGCTCACATAGGATGCATGCTGAGACTGACCTTCTGTGATGCAAACACCGTCAACCATTATTTTTGTGACATTCTTCCTCTGCTCCAGCTCTCCTGCACCAGCACCTATGTCAATGAGCTGGTAGTTTTCATTGTGGTGGGCATTGATATCATTGTGCCCAGTGTCACCATCTTTGTCTCTTATGGTTGCATCCTGTCCAACATCCTGCGCATCAGCTCCACTGAGGGCAGGTCCAAAGCCTTCAGCACCTGCAGTTCCCACATATTTGCTGTTTCTCTCTATTTTGGATCTGGTGCATTTGTGTATCTTAAACCATCTTCTGTTGGGTCAATGGGTGAGGGAAAAATCTCTTCTGTCTTTTATACCAATGTGGTTCCCTTGATGAACCCCTTCATTTATAGCTTGAGAAACAAAGACATTAAACTTGCTCTGAGAAAAACCCAGAGTAGGAGAATGTTTTGA